The window TCTTGTTACAGGAAAAATTGGTTGCCTTTTTGACAGCGCAAGAGGAATGGAAAAGATCAGGGGGAAAAGACCATATAATTATCGCGCACCATCCAAATAGTCTTTTGGATGCAAGAACGAAACTGTGGCCTGCGATATTTATACTTTCGGATTTTGGAAGGTATCCTCCGACAGTAGCTAATGTTGAAAAAGATGTGATTGCACCTTACAAGCATGTAATCAGCAACTATGACAATGATACTTCTGATTTTTATAGTCGGCCAATTTTGCTCTACTTCCAGGGAGCTATATACAGAAAAGATGTAAGTTATTTCTGTTCATTAAGTCTTCTATTACTATTTCTCTCTGATTTAAGCGGTTATAGTAAGGTAGTAaagcaaaagaaataaaattaCTTGAGATGCATTTGTGAATTTCAGATAATATGTTTATGTTGTTAGTGCACAATGTCATTTGCTTATAGAAACTGTAGGAATAGCTGTCAATACTCTAGTAATTTCCTCTGCTATATGTTGTGTGCTCCCTcagttttaatttgtttgttttagtttgactaggcatgaagtttgagaaagtaaagaagacctttgaatcttgtggtcttaaactgaAGATAcgtataatgtaccaaaatgtccttTAATCTTGTGTTCTTAAACATTCCATGTGGGATGTTGAAATTAAAGAATtgtcaaattaggaaagaggcatTCCTTTTgagacggactaaaaaggaaagtaagacgaacaaattgaaacagagggaggaGTTGGATCAATATAGAATGAGAAGGCCTCCGGGTTGGAGTTGGGTGAATTGGATGATGATGTGATGCAAGATAATTTGTGATGGAATGGGGGTAAAATAGGGATGTACTTTAGGAATAGAGCAAGGCGATATGTCACAGTATGGCCATGGCTTTTACATTGTTCTGAACTGCTTGTCCATGTGCCGAGGGTCTAcgggaaacagcctctctacctcccaaggtaggggtaaggtctgcgtacattctacccttcccagaccccattgtgtgggatttcactgggtatgttgttgttgttgtagatatGTCACAGTATGAGCAGCACAGCGTTTTCAGGTGAGAATTTGAAGAATCATATTGGGACTCAGCTCTCAGCATCTTGAACCCGCCAAAGCTTTATAGGAGGTTCAAGAATAAATATTGTTAATAAAATACAATCAGGAATTACTTTGTCTTTAGCTTTTGTAAATGTACCTTGCTTGCAAAGATGCTTTTAGTTTGTGCATTTCTAAAGATCAGGCACTTCATTTGTTCAGAGCATTTGTGTTAACTGTTAGGATTACAAAAAGAGTCCATGTAGTGCATATTGTTGATTAGTGAAATAACATACTATTACATTGTAGCTATAACTAAACAAATTTAGTGGAATGATTAGGCAGATTACGGTAATTTGGTGTGACATGTTGTTAATGTAGATTATTTTAACAAAGCTATATGGTATCTTTTGGCACGTTTTTTTATGCTACGCGTCAATCTGCACTCATGGATTGAACATTGTGAATCTAGTTAGTTTGACATCTTCATGTTGCAAGTTCAAGAATCTGGATTAGATTACTAGAATGTTACCCCGATTTTCTTTTACTATTTATACAAAGATCTACTAGACTACCTCTCAATTAAAATTGTGGATGCGTATGTGAGATCCTCAAATCCCCATATTCCTTGTGAAAGGAACTTGAATTTTGAACTTAAACAAGATTGTCAAAGTTTTACCTCgtttttactccctccgtcccaactTATGTGATTGTTTGATTGGacacagagtttttttttttttttttttaaaaagaaagatttttgaaacttgtatTCCAAAACAAGTCATTGATATTTGTGTGGCCGTAAAtaatctcattaagggtaaaatggatattttaaaattaaattgctaCTGAGGTATCATTCTTTTTCTGACTGGCTACAATGGGaagaatgtcacataaattgagatggaagGAGTAAGTCTTTTCTTtttcagttcttttatttcatcgtcagtggcggagccacatgtgGTGACACCCCTAAGTCGGAAAATTACACTGTGTAGCTaggtaaattttttatttttatgtatatatattacatattgaCACTCCTTGGCTTTTTCGTgaatttacttctttatattttgacaccccttagtgaaaattctggctccgtcACTGTTGATCATTCTTCGTTGCTAAGTCTTACGTGCTTTTTATCCTCAGGGCGGGTCTATTCGGCAAGAGTTATTCTATATGCTAAAAGATGAGAAAGATGTTCACTTCTCCTTTGGGAGTATATTAAAGGGTGGAGTAAAACAAGCTACAGAGGGTATGCACTCGTCCAAATTCTGTCTCAACATCGCGGGTGACACTCCCTCATCGAACCGTCTCTTTGATGCTATTGCAAGTCACTGCGTACCGGTCATCATTAGTGATGAAATCGAGCTTCCTTATGAAGATGTTCTCGACTATTCAGAGTTCAGCATATTCGTCCGCACATCAGATGCTCTCAAAGAAAATTTCCTTATAAACTTCATCAGGAGCATCACGGAAGAAGAGTGGACTAGAATGTGGGCAAGGTTAAAAGAGATTGAAAATATGTTTGAGTATCGGTATCCTTCCAAGGACAACGATGCTGTTCAAATGATCTGGCAAGCTATCGCTCGTAAAGTTCCAGTTATCAATTTGAAGCTGCATAAATATTCGAGATATTCTCGAACCCCTGTTTCGAAGGGAGGGATGAAGTCATTTCCCTTgccaaagaatattttgtaagCAACTGAACATTCAGTAGGATTTTGAATATTTTGTCAACAGCAGAATTCTTACATAGTTTTGGAACATAACCAATGTTTGCAAACAATAGTTTATAGAAACATAGAAAAAGAAATTTGTAATTTTAAAATCTCTGCTTGTTGAATCAGTTAAAAAGATCATTGAGCAATTTGTTCATTCATTTATTTTTTATCTGCTTAACTTCCTCTATATGAACTTTACAATCCAGTGGTGAAACCAGGACTTTTGCCAAGGATGTCcaaaatttatatatatgtatataaagtaactTTTGACTTATACACTTGGTATAATTGTCTATATACGCAGTGTAAATTCTCGATGAAGGGTGTTCAATTGACCACCCTTCGTATTATGTACCTATGTCACTGCTTCACATAGCAAATACTACATCTAGATAAAGGAGGGTTGTGGTAGATTAACAATCAACAAAGAGTAGTCTACTTCATACTATTATCATCAGCCTTCTAAACATTAACTGTCGAAACAAATATAGACGCTTCATATGGTCATTACTAATTAGTTTTGAACGTGTGATTTTAACGGTACAATGAATTCAATGTTAAGAATCTTAAAGTTCGAACTCGTCTTAAGTTAAAATCTTGAATTAGCCTCTGCTTGAATAGGAGACAGCATTGCACATCCTGGGTGCATAGCCAATGTTTTTAAACTGGATCAACTTGACCTTGTTGTTTATTTCGTGAGATGATCGGACCAGTGGCGGAACCAGAATTTTCATCCAGGgagttcaaaaattctaaaaggtaaatatacgaagaagtcagggggttcaacatctattatatatacataataaaataattttaactttgaaaatacactgtaatttttcgccgagggggAACCCCCTGGACATAcgctagctccgcccctggatCGGACCACTTTGAAGATAGTACTAAGGTATTATTTCTAAAGTGAAATTTTAATTAAGTAAGCTTTCCTTATTAAGATGCTCTAAATTTGGTTATTCAAGAATtttatgttttcttttctttaataAGTAACAATTATAGCGACATAAATAATCAAGGCCCTATGTAAGAGATCTAGGCTTCGCATTGATCATTCACCCGATCCAATGCAAAAACCATTTCCAAGAACATTCAGACTTGAGTCTCATGAAGTGACTTTCACCTTTAATTTTTGGATTTAAAAATCCATCGATTTTCCATGAATTTTTAACTTAGTGGTGTTTACTGTTTTGCCAAGCATCGAGACTGTAGAAATGACTGTGCATTGACTATTTTGCGAAGAAAATTGGACTCGAATGGGATTAGAATTTCAACTTTTTAAGAAGAAAGTTTGTTTAACCAATTGAAAGAAGTAGAATTTAAGTAACTTAAAAGTTTCAACGAGGAAATTGAATTTCTAACTAACATTGTGAGATTGTGTAAGGTTAATAGGTAGTTGAGCGGTGTTCCACTTATTCTTTCATACTGGTAGTTGTAGTAGCGTTCTTGTACTTTCTTGTTATTTGGTTTCTGCTATTATCTGCTGTTGCTTGCACTTCgatatcttatttatctgtggtaactactgttttttttttaaactgcttTATCATAGCTTATTCGCTTTCGTTATTCTTTtttcatactgctttgaattgcttaTATATCCTTATGTCGAGGGTTCATCCGAAGCAACCTCTCTATCTCCCTAGACCCCACCTTGTGAGATCTCActtggtatattgttgttgtttattgtAAGAGTGTGTAAGGTAACTACTTATTCGCAATAGGCCTAATTAAGCTTTAAAATTATCCATAATTAAGTACAATAAATTTGCGATTGAAAGATACTCtttccggataaaaaaaagagttcacttagccatttgcgCACACCTTAAGAAACTACCCATTCCAAGAAAAATATATGTTAATTGACTAAACTaatcctaattaaataggcattgggatttgattgcataacacttaataggggcaaatctggaaagataaggttaattgtttcttgatttaataagtggacacttttttttttttttatccggagggagtattagttaAATGTTTAATTCTGAACAGTTGTGTTGTCCCActttctttttcatttgttgGTACTTGGTTCTATTGGAAGTGAAAGCTGAAAAGGAAAAGGAATGAAAGGTGTATATCGAACACCGACTAACAACCATTATTTTTTGTTGGATAAAAGTGTCTCAAGAATATGCAATGGTCTTTAATACACGATACTAATAATTCAATTTCCTTACCTTAATAATTGGACGTTGAAGGCTAATAAGGTCGATTGGACACTTCTAGGTTGGTGGAGCGCTTTTATGGCCAGTGAAATTTTTGTTCGTATTTAATGTTTGCATCAACTGAAATGAATGCTAGATATATATGCATTTTATATACGAACTTCGAATGCAAATAAATACTTTCTTGTATGGAATTATCTACTTCTTACAATTTATTCAAATTTGATTTGAGTGCATACACCTTGACCTATTTTCGATACAATGTGTtacctaaggacgaaaatatacATTTCAAAATATTCAAGTGAATTACTAAATTTGATACCAACTAGGGATCAAGCAATCAAAACTTAGGGAGGAATAATTATAAAGATATTTTTTAAACTTCTGATTGTGATCCTTCTTGTAAAGATATATTAAGCAAACCTAAATTTGCAACTTTGATTAATATCAATTGACTGCTAACTATTGGTTTGTTAATCACACCGACAATGAAATATTTTGgcattaatttaattattatggTCCATTCTTAAAGCAACCTTGACAAAGTCTACGTTAATAGCCGCAGTCACCTTTGTAGGAGGAATAATTATATCGAGAAAGTCATTTATTAGTTAGAAGGACGTAAGTGTGATATGAGATGGAAAAAAATGGAAGTTACAGCTAATTAGTATCCCGGTTTTTTCATAAAGGGAGTCAAGATTTTATCTAAGAATAATATTCGAAAACATATGAAACGTAGAGTTATAAACTTAAACTCGAGGGAGGATCCTAGTTagctaaaaatagaaaatataaaaCATCTAACTTATATAAAATGCCATAATTGAGTTTCAAAAGTTTTATACACACAAATATTATGATATATTTAACTTCATAAGTTTTAAAAATCTCATTTCTTTTTCAAATTCTGTGATTTATCAAATTACACCATATAAGTTGAAACGGATGTTAAGTTaaaaaatcttcatttttattttcaAACTTTATGTCCAATTAAATtttgtcatataaattgaaatgaaAGGGGGTAATTAAGTTTAGGGCTTGTGGTACAACATCCTAGTAGCCCAAGGAAGACCTAAGCTTTGTGTTGCAACTCCACAATTTCAAAAATTCACAAATTGCTTTCAAAACAAATCAGAAACACatgcaagaaaaagaaaaagaaaagagaaaatagAAAGTGCCAAAGGCAAAGTGGCTATTTAAAGTGGGCCAAAGCTA is drawn from Lycium barbarum isolate Lr01 chromosome 8, ASM1917538v2, whole genome shotgun sequence and contains these coding sequences:
- the LOC132607280 gene encoding probable arabinosyltransferase ARAD1 yields the protein MAERNVHSVRGFFGRKSLFSMFSITSILFMLSLLFVLRSTGRRNFLYLNILPKSKILALSDEGYSHSSSQTLKKYNLFNCSSSKKVLKVFMYDLPPQFHFELLGWKAEGKIVWPDIRKMVPNYPGGLNLQHSIEYWLTLDLLLSEFADDLNGRSAIRVHNSSEADVIFVPFFSSVCYNRFSKLKPNQKKSTNVLLQEKLVAFLTAQEEWKRSGGKDHIIIAHHPNSLLDARTKLWPAIFILSDFGRYPPTVANVEKDVIAPYKHVISNYDNDTSDFYSRPILLYFQGAIYRKDGGSIRQELFYMLKDEKDVHFSFGSILKGGVKQATEGMHSSKFCLNIAGDTPSSNRLFDAIASHCVPVIISDEIELPYEDVLDYSEFSIFVRTSDALKENFLINFIRSITEEEWTRMWARLKEIENMFEYRYPSKDNDAVQMIWQAIARKVPVINLKLHKYSRYSRTPVSKGGMKSFPLPKNIL